One window of Desulfobaculum bizertense DSM 18034 genomic DNA carries:
- a CDS encoding FAD-binding oxidoreductase, which produces MNDALIKEFQAIVGKENVLDAEPDRQAYAYDSAVLDPVTPELVVRPNKVEELGRVLRLCNENGLPITPRGAGSNLSGGTIPKNRGVVVLTNSLNRILEINEEDMYAVVEPGVVTAKFAAEVASRGLFYPPDPGSQAVSTLAGNIAENAGGLRGLKYGVTKDYVMGVDFFDVNGDLVKSGSRTVKCVTGFNLSALQIAGEGSLGVIAQAILKLVPPPAANRAMMAIFDSIDKASETVAAIIANKIVPCTLELMDQRTIELVEDYTKAGLPTDAAAILLIEVDGHPAQVADEAEMVVKICGQCGATTVKAAKDEEDRFKIWEARRAALPALARARPTTVLEDATVPRSQIPAMIRAVNDIAAKYNVTIGTFGHAGDGNLHPTILCDRRDHEEFARVEDAVDEIFDVALSLKGTLSGEHGIGLAKAKWLEKETSRATIDYAKRIKAAVDPKGILNPGKIIGA; this is translated from the coding sequence CCGAACCCGATAGACAGGCTTATGCGTACGACTCAGCCGTACTTGATCCTGTAACCCCTGAATTGGTTGTTCGACCGAACAAGGTTGAGGAACTTGGCAGGGTTCTGCGCCTTTGTAACGAAAACGGTCTTCCCATTACTCCTCGCGGTGCCGGCAGTAACCTGTCTGGTGGGACCATTCCCAAGAACCGTGGTGTTGTAGTATTGACCAACTCCCTGAACAGGATCCTCGAAATTAACGAGGAAGACATGTACGCCGTTGTTGAGCCGGGCGTCGTTACCGCAAAGTTTGCTGCAGAAGTTGCTTCTCGCGGACTTTTTTATCCTCCGGACCCAGGCTCTCAGGCTGTTTCTACTCTTGCTGGTAACATTGCAGAGAACGCAGGCGGTCTTCGCGGACTGAAATACGGTGTGACCAAAGACTACGTCATGGGTGTCGACTTCTTCGACGTCAACGGCGATCTGGTCAAATCCGGTTCCCGCACCGTGAAATGCGTAACTGGCTTCAACCTTTCCGCACTGCAGATTGCAGGCGAGGGCAGCCTTGGTGTGATTGCACAGGCTATTCTGAAGCTCGTTCCGCCGCCGGCAGCAAACCGTGCTATGATGGCCATTTTTGATTCCATCGATAAGGCTTCTGAGACAGTTGCAGCAATCATTGCGAACAAGATCGTTCCCTGTACCCTCGAGCTGATGGACCAGCGTACCATTGAACTGGTTGAGGATTACACGAAAGCCGGTCTTCCCACTGATGCAGCTGCAATCCTTCTGATCGAGGTTGACGGTCACCCCGCACAGGTCGCTGACGAAGCTGAAATGGTCGTCAAGATTTGTGGTCAGTGCGGTGCAACAACCGTGAAGGCTGCAAAGGACGAAGAAGATCGCTTTAAGATTTGGGAAGCCCGTCGAGCAGCTCTGCCTGCTCTTGCACGTGCCCGTCCGACCACGGTTCTTGAAGACGCAACTGTGCCGCGTTCCCAGATCCCAGCAATGATTCGTGCCGTCAACGACATCGCCGCCAAGTACAACGTGACCATTGGCACCTTTGGTCATGCTGGTGATGGTAACCTGCACCCGACCATCCTTTGTGACCGTCGCGATCACGAAGAGTTTGCCCGGGTTGAGGACGCAGTTGACGAGATCTTTGATGTTGCACTGTCCCTCAAGGGAACCCTTTCTGGTGAGCATGGCATTGGCCTCGCCAAGGCCAAGTGGCTTGAGAAAGAAACATCCCGTGCCACTATTGACTACGCCAAGCGCATTAAGGCTGCCGTTGACCCGAAGGGCATTCTTAATCCCGGCAAGATCATAGGAGCATAG